In the Arachis ipaensis cultivar K30076 chromosome B10, Araip1.1, whole genome shotgun sequence genome, one interval contains:
- the LOC107623611 gene encoding replication protein A 70 kDa DNA-binding subunit B-like isoform X2, producing MTHDELQIVSEKTSVQSHFDISKLRINPDLDEVKKFRNRRLSSKPSNSARISQVSSRGPRSGADELRNGDVVVKTIEEVLSSTQEGPTWIAGTIVSINAGKDDWFYKSCRKCPKKVDTPIGNRYECEKCGHTHGSASFRFKVEVMVYDGTGSLMLLMWDRETVQFCGRQAEQIKNEEVIQNIH from the exons ATGACTCACGACGAACTCCAAATTGTTTCAGAAAAAACATCAGTGCAAAGTCATTTCGATATATCCAAGTTACGTATTAACCCTGACCTTGATGAGGTCAAAAAGTTTCGTAACAG GAGGCTTTCTAGCAAACCATCTAATTCGGCAAGGATTAGTCAAGTTTCATCCCGTGGTCCACGTTCTGGTGCAGACGAATTAAGAAATGGGGATGTCGTAGTCAAAACAATTGAAGAAGTTTTAAGCTCTACGCAG GAAGGACCTACATGGATTGCCGGTACTATTGTTTCGATCAATGCTGGGAAGGATGATTGGTTTTATAAATCCTGCCGAAAGTGTCCAAAGAAGGTAGACACCCCAATCGGCAACAGATATGAGTGTGAAAAATGTGGCCACACTCACGGTAGCGCATCATTTAG GTTCAAGGTTGAGGTAATGGTATATGATGGAACAGGAAGCTTGATGTTGCTGATGTGGGACAGGGAGACGGTACAATTTTGTGGGAGGCAAGCTGAGCAAATCAAGAATGAGGAAGTAATTCAAAACATTCATTAG
- the LOC107623611 gene encoding uncharacterized protein LOC107623611 isoform X1, which translates to MTKVFDKLMDVNARKLDWNFQVYIVHLWEVPNIFNINDINGIEMVLQDIQGGRIQASITKPLVKKWRGKILEFKMYIMTHFIVVDKKEKTRTTNNKWSINFSHRTTVQPVVKPSYPLKAFCFKPIPELLAAEKLEDSVLIDVIGEVIGKEDPRQLITSKGRETKRLAVILEDLENNSIGCVLFGHMVDQILPYLEEGRVEPLIDIA; encoded by the exons ATGACAAAAGTGTTTGACAAGTTGATGGATGTCAATGCACGAAAACTTGATTGGAACTTTCAAGTTTATATTGTCCACCTCTGGGAAGTTccaaatatatttaatataaatgATATCAATGGAATAGAGATGGTTCTCCAAGATATTCAG GGTGGAAGGATCCAAGCCTCAATAACTAAACCTTTGGTCAAGAAATGGAGAGGCAAGATTCTGGAGTTCAAGATGTACATCATGACCCATTTTATTGTGGTGGACAAAAAGGAGAAAACCAGGACAACCAACAATAAATGGTCCATAAATTTCTCACATAGGACAACGGTTCAGCCTGTTGTTAAACCAAGCTATCCTCTGAAAGCATTTTGCTTTAAACCCATTCCGGAGTTGCTGGCTGCCGAAAAGCTGGAAGATTCAGTGCTAATAG ATGTTATAGGGGAAGTGAttggtaaagaggatccaagacAACTGATAACTAGCAAAGGAAGAGAGACAAAAAGATTGGCTGTGATACTTGAGGATCTTGA AAACAATAGTATTGGCTGTGTGTTGTTTGGACATATGGTCGACCAAATACTTCCATATCTAGAAGAAGGGAGGGTGGAGCCACTAATAGATATAGCATAG
- the LOC107623993 gene encoding vacuolar protein sorting-associated protein 28 homolog 1 — MEVKLWNDKCEREMYDNFAELYAIVKATERLEKAYVRDVITPEDYELDCQKLIAHFKTLASTLRGIVPSIDHFEQTYNMDCPAAINRLVVSGVPATVEHRAAAAATASTSAAIVAECVQNFITAMDSLKLNMVAVDQVHPLLSDLYGSLNKLSILPHDFEGKTKMKEWIGRLSKMGAADELIEQQARQLHFDLESSYNSFMAALPNAAS; from the coding sequence ATGGAGGTTAAGCTATGGAATGACAAGTGCGAGAGGGAAATGTATGATAACTTTGCTGAGCTTTATGCCATTGTTAAGGCCACTGAGAGGCTTGAAAAGGCCTATGTTAGAGACGTAATCACACCAGAGGATTATGAATTGGATTGCCAGAAACTCATAGCACATTTCAAAACCTTAGCTTCCACTCTTAGAGGCATTGTTCCAAGCATTGACCACTTTGAACAAACTTACAACATGGATTGCCCTGCAGCAATTAACCGCCTTGTGGTATCTGGCGTGCCGGCTACGGTGGAGCACCGGGCGGCGGCTGCTGCTACTGCATCAACCTCTGCTGCCATTGTGGCTGAGTGTGTGCAGAATTTCATTACAGCTATGGATTCATTGAAGCTCAATATGGTGGCTGTGGATCAGGTTCACCCTTTGCTCTCTGACCTTTATGGTTCACTCAATAAGCTTAGCATACTGCCGCATGATTTTGAGGGGAAGACAAAGATGAAGGAGTGGATTGGAAGGTTGTCAAAGATGGGTGCTGCTGATGAGTTGATAGAACAGCAGGCTAGGCAGCTTCACTTTGATCTTGAGTCTTCTTACAATTCCTTTATGGCTGCACTGCCTAATGCTGCTTCATGA